In one window of Electrophorus electricus isolate fEleEle1 chromosome 15, fEleEle1.pri, whole genome shotgun sequence DNA:
- the cluha gene encoding clustered mitochondria protein homolog isoform X4: MVSKTDDIPASVPNCGSVDFAKEGETPESKETNETNVKDSCPCGHSAAAAVMNGIGGHDQAEEAESKQDSSDHADDGNEQEVIVIQDTGFTVKIQAPGIEPFDLQVSPQEMVQEIHQVLMDREDTCHRTCFSLQLDGNVLDNFAELKSIEGLQEGSLLKVVEEPYTVREARIHVRHIRDLLKSLDPSDAYNGVDCNSLSFLSVFTDGDLGADSGKRKKKGSELEQIDCTPPEHILPGSKERPLMPLQPQNKDWKPLQCLKVLTMSGWNPPPGNRKMHGDLMYLYVVTVEDRHVSITASTRGYYLNQSTTYTFNPKPANPSFLSHSLVELLIQISPAFKRNFTALQKKRVQRHPFERIATPFQVYSWTAPQMDHTMDCVRAEDAYTSRLGYEEHIPGQTREWNEELQTTRELPRKNLPERLLRERAIFKVHSDFAAAATRGAMAVIDGNVMAINPGEETRMQMFIWNNIFFSLGFDVRDHYRELGGDAAAHAAPTNDLNGVRAYSAVDVEGLYTLGTVVVDYRGYRVTAQSIIPGILEREQEQSVIYGSIDFGKTVVSHPKYLELLEKTSRPLKVQRHAVLNEKDVAVELYSSVECKGIIGNDSRHYILDLLRTFPPDLNFLPVEGEELSVESQKQGYPRQHRHRLACLRQELIEAFVEHRYLLFMKMAALQLMQQKANKDGKSVALPESITAEASPEVLEKAPEAAAAASDTATSSESAAMHDKPSSAAAESQTTPAAEHSAVSTATANGTHEPPAPESQNGGCGSSLEDPKSREVVFNACKAVGSISNNSFDIRFNPDIFSPGVRFPEASAEDIRKQQQLLKDAAAFLVSCQIPSLMKDGLDHTALPMDGATLTEALHQRGINVRYLGSVLEFVDKMPAKVQLDHFYRIGITELITRCAKHIFKTYLQGVELSALSAAVSHFLNCFLSSYPDAVAHLPADELVSRKKNRKRRNRVPGAGDNTAWANLTPSELWKSIGTEAHGYYHFTLQCESVDQAVEKYGLQKITLLREISVKAGIQILIKEYNFDSRHKPAFTEEDILNIFPVVKHVNPKASDAFHFFQSGQAKVQQGFLKEGCELINEALNLFNNVYGAMHVEICACLRLLARLNYIMGDHPEALSNQQKAVLMSERVLGIEHPNTIQEYMHLALYCFANGQLSTALKLLYRARYLMLLVCGEDHPEMALLDSNIGLVLHGVMEYDLSLRFLENALSINSKYHGPRSLKVALSHHLVARVYESKAEFRSALQHEKEGYTIYKNQVGEAHEKTKESSEYLKYLTQQAVALQRTMNEIYKNGSNASIVPLKFTAPSMASVLEQLNIINGIIFIPLSQKDLETLKVEVQRRQQLQDSGKSQAQQEGIALAPDDKLPVDD, from the exons ATGGTAAGCAAGACGGATGATATACCGGCATCAGTCCCGAACTGCGGCTCTGTTGATTTTGCAAAGGAAGGCGAGACGCCGGAAAGCAAAGAGACCAACGAGACAAATGTCAAAGATTCCTGTCCGTGCG GGCACAGTGCAGCCGCAGCAGTGATGAATGGGATCGGAGGGCACGACCAGGCTGAGGAGGCGGAGTCAAAGCAGGACAGCAGCGACCACGCCGACGACGGCAACGAACAGGAAGTGATTGTGATTCAGGACACTGGCTTCACTGTGAAGATTCAGGCACCGGGCATTGAGCCCTTCGACCTGCAG GTGTCCCCGCAAGAAATGGTGCAAGAGATCCACCAAGTGCTCATGGACCGCGAAGACACCTGCCATCGCACCTGCTTCTCCCTGCAGCTGGACGGTAACGTCCTGGACAACTTTGCCGAGCTGAAGTCTATCGAGGGCCTTCAGGAGGGGTCTCTCCTCAAGGTGGTGGAAG AGCCCTACACGGTGCGCGAGGCACGCATTCACGTTCGCCACATCCGAGACCTGCTGAAGAGTCTGGACCCCTCTGACGCGTACAACGGCGTGGACTGCAACTCCTTGTCGTTCCTCAGCGTCTTCACGGACGGAGACCTTGGAG CAGACAGCGGCAAACGCAAAAAGAAGGGTAGCGAGCTGGAGCAAATTGACTGTACTCCTCCTGAACACATCCTGCCTGGTAGCAAAGAGCGCCCCCTAATGCCCCTCCAGCCACAGAACAAAGACTGGAAG CCTCTCCAGTGTCTGAAGGTCCTCACCATGAGTGGCTGGAACCCGCCACCCGGCAACAGGAAGATGCACGGTGACCTCATGTACCTGTATGTCGTGACTGTAGAGGACAGGCACGTCAGCATCACTGCCTCCACCCGTGGATACTACCTCAACCA GTCCACCACCTACACGTTCAACCCTAAGCCAGCCAACCCCAGCTTCCTGAGTCACTCTCTGGTGGAGCTTCTGATCCAGATCAGCCCGGCCTTCAAGAGGAACTTCACGGCCCTACAGAAGAAGAG AGTCCAAAGACATCCGTTTGAGAGAATAGCCACACCGTTCCAGGTGTACAGCTGGACTGCTCCACAGATGGATCACACGATGGACTGTGTGAGGGCAGAGGACGCCTACACCTCTCGCTTGGGCTATGAGGAGCACATACCTGGCCAG ACCAGAGAGTGGAATGAGGAGCTCCAGACTACTAGAGAACTACCTCGCAAGAACCTTCCAGAGCGCttgctcagagagagagccattTTCAAG GTCCACAGTGACTTTGCCGCAGCAGCCACGCGTGGGGCCATGGCTGTAATCGACGGCAACGTCATGGCCATCAACCCCGGGGAGGAGACGCGCATGCAGATGTTCATCTGGAACAACATCTTCTTCAGCCTGGGCTTCGACGTCAGGGACCACTACCGGGAGCTGGGCGGAGATGCGGCGGCCCACGCCGCCCCCACAAACGACCTGAACGGGGTGAGGGCTTACAGCGCCGTGGACGTGGAGGGCCTTTACACGCTGGGCACGGTTGTGGTGGATTACCGCGGCTACCGCGTCACCGCCCAGTCCATCATCCCCGGCATCCTGGAGCGCGAGCAGGAGCAGAGCGTCATCTACGGCTCCATTGACTTCGGCAAGACGGTGGTGTCGCACCCCAAGtacctggagctgctggagaagACCAGCCGGCCGCTGAAGGTGCAGAGGCACGCCGTGCTCAACGAGAAGGACGTCGCCGTGGAGCTCTATTCCTCCGTCGAGTGCAAGGGCATCATTGGTAACGACAGCCGCCACTACATCCTGGACCTCCTGCGCACCTTCCCGCCCGACCTCAACTTCCTGCCTGTGGAAGGGGAGGAGCTGAGCGTGGAGAGCCAGAAGCAGGGCTACCCACGCCAGCACCGCCACCGCCTGGCCTGCCTGCGGCAGGAGCTCATAGAGGCCTTCGTGGAGCACAG GTACCTGCTTTTCATGAAGATGGCAGCACTCCAGTTAATGCAGCAGAAAGCGAACAAAGATGGCAAAAGTGTGGCCCTTCCTGAGAGCATCACTGCCGAGGCGTCTCCCGAGGTCTTGGAGAAGGCTCCGGAAGCTGCAGCGGCCGCCTCGGACACGGCGACCTCCTCCGAGTCCGCGGCGATGCACGATAAGCCCAGCTCTGCGGCGGCAGAGAGCCAGACGACCCCAGCTGCAGAACACTCAGCGGTTTCCACAGCAACCGCCAACGGTACTCACGAACCCCCAGCTCCAGAGAGCCAGAACGGAGGCTGTGGCAGTTCTCTGGagg ACCCCAAGAGCCGAGAGGTGGTCTTCAATGCCTGCAAAGCTGTGGGCTCCATCAGCAACAACTCCTTCGACATTCGCTTCAACCCGGACATCTTCTCTCCAG GCGTCCGGTTCCCCGAAGCCAGTGCCGAGGACATCCgcaagcagcagcagctgctgaagGATGCCGCTGCCTTCCTGGTGTCCTGTCAGATCCCCTCGTTG ATGAAGGACGGATTAGACCACACGGCTCTGCCGATGGACGGCGCAACACTGACCGAGGCCCTCCATCAACGCGGCATCAATGTGCGCTACCTCGGGAGCGTGCTGGAGTTTGTGGACAAGATGCCGGCCAAAGTGCAGCTTGACCACTTCTAC AGGATAGGAATCACCGAGCTCATCACAAGATGCGCAAAGCATATCTTTAAGACCTACCTCCAG GGCGTGGAGCTTTCGgccctctctgctgctgtgagcCACTTCCTGAACTGCTTCCTGAGCTCTTACCCCGACGCGGTGGCCCACCTACCAGCAGACGAGCTGGTGTCCCGCAAGAAGAACAGGAAGCGGCGGAACCGGGTGCCCGGGGCAGGAGACAACACAGCCTGGGCCAACCTGACCCCTAGTGAGCTGTGGAAGAGCATCGGCACCGAGGCGCATGGTTATTACCACTTCACCCTGCAGTG CGAGAGTGTGGACCAGGCCGTGGAGAAATACGGCCTGCAGAAGATCACACTCCTGAGGGAAATCTCCGTCAAAGCCGGCATCCAG ATCCTGATAAAGGAGTACAATTTCGACAGCCGCCACAAGCCAGCCTTCACCGAGGAAGACATCCTGAACATCTTCCCCGTCGTGAAGCACGTCAACCCCAAAGCCTCCGACGCCTTCCACTTTTTTCAGAGTGGCCAGGCCAAGGTCCAGCAAG GTTTCCTTAAGGAGGGCTGCGAGCTCATCAACGAGGCCTTGAACCTCTTCAATAATGTTTACGGCGCCATGCACGTGGAGATCTGCGCTTGCCTACGCCTGCTTGCACGCCTCAACTACATCATGGGTGACCACCCTGAG GCTCTGAGTAACCAGCAGAAAGCTGTTCTGATGAGTGAGAGGGTACTGGGAATTGAGCATCCCAACACTATTCAAGAATAT ATGCACTTGGCTCTGTACTGCTTCGCCAACGGTCAGCTGTCCACTGCCCTAAAGCTGCTGTACCGTGCCCGCTACCTCATGCTCTTGGTGTGTGGGGAGGACCATCCTGAGATGGCTTTGCTAGAT AGCAATATTGGTCTGGTGCTACATggagtgatggagtatgacctGTCCCTACGCTTCCTAGAAAATGCCTTGTCCATCAATTCCAAATACCACGGGCCCCGGTCCCTCAAAGTTGCCCTCAG tcaTCACCTGGTGGCCCGCGTGTATGAGAGCAAGGCTGAGTTCCGCTCTGCTCTGCAGCACGAGAAAGAAGGCTACACCATTTACAAAAACCAG GTGGGTGAAGCCCACGAGAAGACGAAGGAGAGCTCCGAGTATCTGAAGTACCTCACTCAGCAGGCTGTGGCCCTGCAGAGAACCATGAACGAGATCTACAAGAACGGCTCCAACGCTAGCATCGTGCCCCTCAAA ttCACAGCCCCAAGCATGGCCAGCGTTCTGGAGCAGCTCAACATCATCAACGGCATCATCTTTATTCCTCTCAG CCAAAAGGATTTGGAGACGTTGAAGGTGGAGGTACAGCGCCGACAGCAGCTGCAGGACTCCGGGAAGAGTCAGGCACAGCAGGAGGGCATTGCGCTGGCACCGGACGACAAGCTCCCTGTCGACGATTAA
- the cluha gene encoding clustered mitochondria protein homolog isoform X2, which produces MVSKTDDIPASVPNCGSVDFAKEGETPESKETNETNVKDSCPCGHSAAAAVMNGIGGHDQAEEAESKQDSSDHADDGNEQEVIVIQDTGFTVKIQAPGIEPFDLQVSPQEMVQEIHQVLMDREDTCHRTCFSLQLDGNVLDNFAELKSIEGLQEGSLLKVVEEPYTVREARIHVRHIRDLLKSLDPSDAYNGVDCNSLSFLSVFTDGDLGDSGKRKKKGSELEQIDCTPPEHILPGSKERPLMPLQPQNKDWKPLQCLKVLTMSGWNPPPGNRKMHGDLMYLYVVTVEDRHVSITASTRGYYLNQSTTYTFNPKPANPSFLSHSLVELLIQISPAFKRNFTALQKKRVQRHPFERIATPFQVYSWTAPQMDHTMDCVRAEDAYTSRLGYEEHIPGQTREWNEELQTTRELPRKNLPERLLRERAIFKVHSDFAAAATRGAMAVIDGNVMAINPGEETRMQMFIWNNIFFSLGFDVRDHYRELGGDAAAHAAPTNDLNGVRAYSAVDVEGLYTLGTVVVDYRGYRVTAQSIIPGILEREQEQSVIYGSIDFGKTVVSHPKYLELLEKTSRPLKVQRHAVLNEKDVAVELYSSVECKGIIGNDSRHYILDLLRTFPPDLNFLPVEGEELSVESQKQGYPRQHRHRLACLRQELIEAFVEHRYLLFMKMAALQLMQQKANKDGKSVALPESITAEASPEVLEKAPEAAAAASDTATSSESAAMHDKPSSAAAESQTTPAAEHSAVSTATANGTHEPPAPESQNGGCGSSLEGKEADETIPGLAQAKELAETLAAEDGSGIDPKSREVVFNACKAVGSISNNSFDIRFNPDIFSPGVRFPEASAEDIRKQQQLLKDAAAFLVSCQIPSLMKDGLDHTALPMDGATLTEALHQRGINVRYLGSVLEFVDKMPAKVQLDHFYRIGITELITRCAKHIFKTYLQGVELSALSAAVSHFLNCFLSSYPDAVAHLPADELVSRKKNRKRRNRVPGAGDNTAWANLTPSELWKSIGTEAHGYYHFTLQCESVDQAVEKYGLQKITLLREISVKAGIQILIKEYNFDSRHKPAFTEEDILNIFPVVKHVNPKASDAFHFFQSGQAKVQQGFLKEGCELINEALNLFNNVYGAMHVEICACLRLLARLNYIMGDHPEALSNQQKAVLMSERVLGIEHPNTIQEYMHLALYCFANGQLSTALKLLYRARYLMLLVCGEDHPEMALLDSNIGLVLHGVMEYDLSLRFLENALSINSKYHGPRSLKVALSHHLVARVYESKAEFRSALQHEKEGYTIYKNQVGEAHEKTKESSEYLKYLTQQAVALQRTMNEIYKNGSNASIVPLKFTAPSMASVLEQLNIINGIIFIPLSQKDLETLKVEVQRRQQLQDSGKSQAQQEGIALAPDDKLPVDD; this is translated from the exons ATGGTAAGCAAGACGGATGATATACCGGCATCAGTCCCGAACTGCGGCTCTGTTGATTTTGCAAAGGAAGGCGAGACGCCGGAAAGCAAAGAGACCAACGAGACAAATGTCAAAGATTCCTGTCCGTGCG GGCACAGTGCAGCCGCAGCAGTGATGAATGGGATCGGAGGGCACGACCAGGCTGAGGAGGCGGAGTCAAAGCAGGACAGCAGCGACCACGCCGACGACGGCAACGAACAGGAAGTGATTGTGATTCAGGACACTGGCTTCACTGTGAAGATTCAGGCACCGGGCATTGAGCCCTTCGACCTGCAG GTGTCCCCGCAAGAAATGGTGCAAGAGATCCACCAAGTGCTCATGGACCGCGAAGACACCTGCCATCGCACCTGCTTCTCCCTGCAGCTGGACGGTAACGTCCTGGACAACTTTGCCGAGCTGAAGTCTATCGAGGGCCTTCAGGAGGGGTCTCTCCTCAAGGTGGTGGAAG AGCCCTACACGGTGCGCGAGGCACGCATTCACGTTCGCCACATCCGAGACCTGCTGAAGAGTCTGGACCCCTCTGACGCGTACAACGGCGTGGACTGCAACTCCTTGTCGTTCCTCAGCGTCTTCACGGACGGAGACCTTGGAG ACAGCGGCAAACGCAAAAAGAAGGGTAGCGAGCTGGAGCAAATTGACTGTACTCCTCCTGAACACATCCTGCCTGGTAGCAAAGAGCGCCCCCTAATGCCCCTCCAGCCACAGAACAAAGACTGGAAG CCTCTCCAGTGTCTGAAGGTCCTCACCATGAGTGGCTGGAACCCGCCACCCGGCAACAGGAAGATGCACGGTGACCTCATGTACCTGTATGTCGTGACTGTAGAGGACAGGCACGTCAGCATCACTGCCTCCACCCGTGGATACTACCTCAACCA GTCCACCACCTACACGTTCAACCCTAAGCCAGCCAACCCCAGCTTCCTGAGTCACTCTCTGGTGGAGCTTCTGATCCAGATCAGCCCGGCCTTCAAGAGGAACTTCACGGCCCTACAGAAGAAGAG AGTCCAAAGACATCCGTTTGAGAGAATAGCCACACCGTTCCAGGTGTACAGCTGGACTGCTCCACAGATGGATCACACGATGGACTGTGTGAGGGCAGAGGACGCCTACACCTCTCGCTTGGGCTATGAGGAGCACATACCTGGCCAG ACCAGAGAGTGGAATGAGGAGCTCCAGACTACTAGAGAACTACCTCGCAAGAACCTTCCAGAGCGCttgctcagagagagagccattTTCAAG GTCCACAGTGACTTTGCCGCAGCAGCCACGCGTGGGGCCATGGCTGTAATCGACGGCAACGTCATGGCCATCAACCCCGGGGAGGAGACGCGCATGCAGATGTTCATCTGGAACAACATCTTCTTCAGCCTGGGCTTCGACGTCAGGGACCACTACCGGGAGCTGGGCGGAGATGCGGCGGCCCACGCCGCCCCCACAAACGACCTGAACGGGGTGAGGGCTTACAGCGCCGTGGACGTGGAGGGCCTTTACACGCTGGGCACGGTTGTGGTGGATTACCGCGGCTACCGCGTCACCGCCCAGTCCATCATCCCCGGCATCCTGGAGCGCGAGCAGGAGCAGAGCGTCATCTACGGCTCCATTGACTTCGGCAAGACGGTGGTGTCGCACCCCAAGtacctggagctgctggagaagACCAGCCGGCCGCTGAAGGTGCAGAGGCACGCCGTGCTCAACGAGAAGGACGTCGCCGTGGAGCTCTATTCCTCCGTCGAGTGCAAGGGCATCATTGGTAACGACAGCCGCCACTACATCCTGGACCTCCTGCGCACCTTCCCGCCCGACCTCAACTTCCTGCCTGTGGAAGGGGAGGAGCTGAGCGTGGAGAGCCAGAAGCAGGGCTACCCACGCCAGCACCGCCACCGCCTGGCCTGCCTGCGGCAGGAGCTCATAGAGGCCTTCGTGGAGCACAG GTACCTGCTTTTCATGAAGATGGCAGCACTCCAGTTAATGCAGCAGAAAGCGAACAAAGATGGCAAAAGTGTGGCCCTTCCTGAGAGCATCACTGCCGAGGCGTCTCCCGAGGTCTTGGAGAAGGCTCCGGAAGCTGCAGCGGCCGCCTCGGACACGGCGACCTCCTCCGAGTCCGCGGCGATGCACGATAAGCCCAGCTCTGCGGCGGCAGAGAGCCAGACGACCCCAGCTGCAGAACACTCAGCGGTTTCCACAGCAACCGCCAACGGTACTCACGAACCCCCAGCTCCAGAGAGCCAGAACGGAGGCTGTGGCAGTTCTCTGGagggtaaggaggcagatgaaACTATACCAGGACTAGCGCAGGCTAAAGAGCTGGCAGAGACTTTAGCTGCAGAAGATGGATCCGGTATCG ACCCCAAGAGCCGAGAGGTGGTCTTCAATGCCTGCAAAGCTGTGGGCTCCATCAGCAACAACTCCTTCGACATTCGCTTCAACCCGGACATCTTCTCTCCAG GCGTCCGGTTCCCCGAAGCCAGTGCCGAGGACATCCgcaagcagcagcagctgctgaagGATGCCGCTGCCTTCCTGGTGTCCTGTCAGATCCCCTCGTTG ATGAAGGACGGATTAGACCACACGGCTCTGCCGATGGACGGCGCAACACTGACCGAGGCCCTCCATCAACGCGGCATCAATGTGCGCTACCTCGGGAGCGTGCTGGAGTTTGTGGACAAGATGCCGGCCAAAGTGCAGCTTGACCACTTCTAC AGGATAGGAATCACCGAGCTCATCACAAGATGCGCAAAGCATATCTTTAAGACCTACCTCCAG GGCGTGGAGCTTTCGgccctctctgctgctgtgagcCACTTCCTGAACTGCTTCCTGAGCTCTTACCCCGACGCGGTGGCCCACCTACCAGCAGACGAGCTGGTGTCCCGCAAGAAGAACAGGAAGCGGCGGAACCGGGTGCCCGGGGCAGGAGACAACACAGCCTGGGCCAACCTGACCCCTAGTGAGCTGTGGAAGAGCATCGGCACCGAGGCGCATGGTTATTACCACTTCACCCTGCAGTG CGAGAGTGTGGACCAGGCCGTGGAGAAATACGGCCTGCAGAAGATCACACTCCTGAGGGAAATCTCCGTCAAAGCCGGCATCCAG ATCCTGATAAAGGAGTACAATTTCGACAGCCGCCACAAGCCAGCCTTCACCGAGGAAGACATCCTGAACATCTTCCCCGTCGTGAAGCACGTCAACCCCAAAGCCTCCGACGCCTTCCACTTTTTTCAGAGTGGCCAGGCCAAGGTCCAGCAAG GTTTCCTTAAGGAGGGCTGCGAGCTCATCAACGAGGCCTTGAACCTCTTCAATAATGTTTACGGCGCCATGCACGTGGAGATCTGCGCTTGCCTACGCCTGCTTGCACGCCTCAACTACATCATGGGTGACCACCCTGAG GCTCTGAGTAACCAGCAGAAAGCTGTTCTGATGAGTGAGAGGGTACTGGGAATTGAGCATCCCAACACTATTCAAGAATAT ATGCACTTGGCTCTGTACTGCTTCGCCAACGGTCAGCTGTCCACTGCCCTAAAGCTGCTGTACCGTGCCCGCTACCTCATGCTCTTGGTGTGTGGGGAGGACCATCCTGAGATGGCTTTGCTAGAT AGCAATATTGGTCTGGTGCTACATggagtgatggagtatgacctGTCCCTACGCTTCCTAGAAAATGCCTTGTCCATCAATTCCAAATACCACGGGCCCCGGTCCCTCAAAGTTGCCCTCAG tcaTCACCTGGTGGCCCGCGTGTATGAGAGCAAGGCTGAGTTCCGCTCTGCTCTGCAGCACGAGAAAGAAGGCTACACCATTTACAAAAACCAG GTGGGTGAAGCCCACGAGAAGACGAAGGAGAGCTCCGAGTATCTGAAGTACCTCACTCAGCAGGCTGTGGCCCTGCAGAGAACCATGAACGAGATCTACAAGAACGGCTCCAACGCTAGCATCGTGCCCCTCAAA ttCACAGCCCCAAGCATGGCCAGCGTTCTGGAGCAGCTCAACATCATCAACGGCATCATCTTTATTCCTCTCAG CCAAAAGGATTTGGAGACGTTGAAGGTGGAGGTACAGCGCCGACAGCAGCTGCAGGACTCCGGGAAGAGTCAGGCACAGCAGGAGGGCATTGCGCTGGCACCGGACGACAAGCTCCCTGTCGACGATTAA